The Macaca fascicularis isolate 582-1 chromosome 1, T2T-MFA8v1.1 genome includes a window with the following:
- the SDE2 gene encoding splicing regulator SDE2, which yields MAEGAGLVWIRGPGFGCKAVRCASARCTVRDFIHRHCQDQDVPVENFFVKCNGALINSSDTVQHGAVYSLEPRLCGGKGGFGSMLRALGAQIEKTTNREACRDLSGRRLRDVNHEKAMAEWVKQQAEREAEKEQKRLERLQRKLVEPKHCFTSPDYQQQCHEMAERLEDSVLKGMQAASSKMVSAEISENRKRQWPAKSKTDRGASAGKRRCFWLGMEGLETAEGSSSESSDDDNEEAPSTSGMGFHAPKIGSDGVEMAAKFPSSSQRARVVNTDRGPPEQLQIPVTDSGRHISEDLCAGLGESKEHMESRIVTETEETQKKKAESKELIEEEPTGAGLSKDKETKERTDGERVAEVAPEERENVAVVKLQESQLGNTVIDKETIDLLAFSSVAELELLGLEKLKCELIALGLKCGGTLQERAARLFSVRGLAKEQIDPALFAKPLKGKKK from the exons ATGGCGGAAGGCGCTGGGCTGGTGTGGATTCGCGGCCCCGGCTTCGGGTGCAAGGCAGTGCGGTGTGCCTCGGCTCGGTGCACCGTCCGTGATTTTATCCACCGGCACTGCCAAGATCAG GATGTTCCAgtggaaaacttctttgtgaaatGCAATGGCGCACTCATTAACAGCAGTGACACAGTGCAGCATGGAGCTGTTTATAGTTTGGAACCCAGACTTTGTGGTGGAAAAGGAG gttttggatctATGCTCCGAGCTCTTGGTGCTCAAATTGAGAAGACAACCAATCGAGAAGCTTGTCGGGATCTCAGTGGAAGGAGACTACGTGATGTCAATCATGAAAAAGC AATGGCTGAATGGGTAAAACAACAAGCCGAGCGAGAGGCTGAAAAGGAGCAGAAGCGGCTGGAGCGACTGCAGCGGAAGCTTGTAGAACCCAAGCACTGCTTCACCAGCCCCGACTACCAGCAGCAGTGCCATGAGATGGCTGAGCGTCTGGAGGATTCTGTCCTCAAAG GTATGCAGGCTGCCTCCAGCAAGATGGTTTCAGCAGAAATCAGTGAGAATCGGAAACGACAATGGCCTGCCAAATCTAAAACAGACAGAGGAGCCAGTGCGGGAAAGAGGAGGTGCTTCTG GTTGGGCATGGAGGGACTAGAGACTGCAGAAGGGTCCAGCTCTGAGAGCTCAGATGATGACAATGAAGAAGCACCAAGCACTTCAGGAATGGGTTTCCATGCTCCAAAAATTGGCAGCGATGGTGTCGAGATGGCAGCCAAATTTCCCAGTAGTTCTCAGAGGGCGAGAGTAGTGAATACAGACCGTGGACCACCGGAACAACTGCAGATCCCGGTAACTGACTCTGGGAGGCATATTTCAGAAGACTTATGTGCTGGGCTGGGGGAGTCCAAAGAGCATATGGAAAGCAGGATAGTTACAGAAACAGAAGAGACCCAGAAGAAGAAGGCAGAGAGTAAAGAACTCATAGAAGAGGAACCCACTGGGGCTGGACTGAGTAAGGataaagagacaaaagaaaggaCTGATGGGGAAAGAGTTGCCGAGGTAGCACCTGAAGAAAGGGAAAACGTTGCCGTTGTCAAACTGCAGGAAAGCCAGCTAGGAAACACA gttaTTGATAAGGAAACTATAGATTTATTGGCGTTCAGCTCTGTTGCAGAACTGGAGTTGCTGGGTTTGGAGAAGCTCAAATGTGAACTGATAGCCCTTGGACTGAAATGTGGGGGCACTCTGCAGGAGCGGGCAGCAAGACTCTTCTCTGTCAGAGGACTAGCAAAGGAGCAAATTGACCCGGCTTTATTTGCCAAGCCtttgaaagggaagaaaaaatga